One segment of Candidatus Aegiribacteria sp. DNA contains the following:
- the aspS gene encoding aspartate--tRNA(Asn) ligase, with the protein MKRISDKGLTELISAEELTGMTGETVTLHGVVQRIRRLGWGAFIILRRHDGLLQCVMGNEGNENILEKLDVEQSVEVSGTLKRAGIKDTSIHPSTVELQTDSIKIISLPAEQPPIDMTKKILDLHIDTNLDLRPLSLRHPMERAKLKVAETIAAAFRNSLTDMGFTEIRTPKICSVGAEGGANIFKVKYFDREAFLAQSPQFYKQMGVGIYERVFEVGPVFRAEPHQTSRHINEYTSLDFEMGFITGFEEVMAVEIAVLRDCLEAVKKNCAYEIEMLGADLPLIPETVPSITLEQAHRITLEVSGKDSTGEPDLDPEEEKILCTYSMEKWDSEFLFVTHFPTEKRPFYTMDDPDNPGMTLSFDLLFRGLEVTTGGQRIHEYDSQVEKLKAFGLDPDDFKSYLQAHKYGLPPHGGLAIGLERITARILGIDNIRLTTMFPRDVKRLTP; encoded by the coding sequence ATGAAGAGAATAAGTGATAAAGGACTAACAGAGCTGATATCTGCTGAAGAGCTTACAGGAATGACAGGGGAGACCGTAACTCTTCACGGAGTGGTTCAGAGAATCCGCCGCCTGGGCTGGGGCGCCTTCATCATTCTCCGGCGTCATGATGGCCTACTTCAATGCGTAATGGGGAACGAGGGAAACGAAAATATTCTTGAGAAGCTGGATGTGGAACAGTCTGTTGAAGTCAGTGGTACCTTGAAAAGGGCTGGAATAAAAGATACTTCCATACACCCCTCTACCGTAGAACTTCAGACGGATTCCATTAAAATAATCTCCCTGCCCGCGGAACAGCCTCCGATCGATATGACAAAGAAAATACTCGATCTTCATATAGATACAAACCTGGATCTGAGACCCCTCAGCCTCCGGCATCCCATGGAGCGGGCAAAGCTGAAGGTTGCTGAAACAATTGCGGCAGCATTCCGGAACAGCCTGACAGATATGGGGTTCACCGAGATCCGAACCCCCAAAATCTGTTCGGTTGGCGCTGAGGGTGGCGCGAACATCTTCAAGGTGAAGTATTTCGACAGGGAAGCCTTCCTCGCTCAATCACCTCAGTTCTACAAGCAGATGGGGGTTGGGATCTACGAAAGAGTATTCGAGGTAGGCCCCGTATTCAGGGCTGAACCGCATCAGACTTCCAGACATATCAACGAGTACACCTCACTGGATTTCGAAATGGGGTTCATAACCGGTTTTGAAGAAGTCATGGCTGTTGAAATAGCTGTGCTGAGAGACTGCCTGGAAGCGGTGAAGAAGAATTGCGCCTACGAAATTGAGATGCTTGGAGCCGATCTCCCTCTGATTCCCGAAACCGTTCCTTCCATAACCCTTGAGCAGGCACACCGGATTACATTGGAGGTCAGTGGAAAGGACTCCACCGGGGAACCTGATCTTGACCCGGAGGAAGAGAAGATATTGTGTACTTATTCCATGGAGAAGTGGGATTCGGAATTCCTGTTCGTTACCCATTTCCCCACCGAGAAGCGACCCTTCTATACAATGGATGATCCTGATAATCCGGGAATGACCCTAAGTTTTGATTTACTCTTCAGGGGTCTTGAAGTAACAACCGGTGGACAGCGGATACATGAGTACGATTCACAGGTTGAGAAATTGAAGGCCTTCGGGCTCGATCCCGATGATTTCAAGAGTTATCTCCAGGCTCACAAGTACGGCCTTCCTCCCCATGGCGGTCTTGCAATAGGTCTCGAAAGGATAACCGCGAGGATATTGGGAATAGATAATATCAGGTTAACCACCATGTTCCCCCGCGATGTGAAAAGACTGACCCCGTAA
- a CDS encoding response regulator transcription factor — protein MRILVVEDDLSTRKTLFGLLQKCGHDTNAVASGEEAWELIRQPDAPRLILLDWLMPGLDGIHLCKKVRSIDKEDPYYIIMLTVKDNKKDIVEGLNTGADDYITKPFYPEELRARINAGQRIIEMQNRLRNRAIDLQDSLDHIKILQGILPICSFCKKVRDDKNYWQQVDDYIETHTEAQITHSICPECMEIHYPEIAERIRRRKAEEKTDSD, from the coding sequence ATGAGAATTCTGGTCGTAGAGGATGATCTCTCTACCCGTAAGACCCTATTTGGCTTACTTCAGAAGTGCGGTCATGATACGAATGCTGTAGCAAGCGGAGAAGAAGCATGGGAGTTGATCAGGCAACCAGACGCACCCAGGCTGATACTGCTGGACTGGCTGATGCCAGGATTGGATGGCATCCATTTATGTAAAAAGGTTCGTTCGATAGACAAAGAAGATCCGTATTACATCATAATGCTCACTGTCAAAGACAACAAGAAAGACATCGTTGAAGGTTTGAATACCGGGGCAGACGATTACATAACGAAGCCCTTCTATCCCGAAGAACTCCGTGCCCGCATCAATGCAGGCCAACGGATTATTGAAATGCAGAACAGATTACGGAATCGCGCGATAGACCTCCAGGACTCGCTCGATCACATTAAAATCCTGCAGGGCATCCTGCCAATCTGTTCATTCTGCAAAAAAGTGCGTGATGACAAGAATTACTGGCAACAGGTAGACGATTACATTGAAACACATACGGAAGCTCAGATCACACATTCGATATGTCCTGAATGTATGGAGATACACTATCCGGAGATCGCTGAAAGGATAAGAAGAAGGAAAGCTGAAGAGAAAACGGATTCAGACTAA
- a CDS encoding Hpt domain-containing protein: MSFEARDRAVFDPDDFIERMMGDLALAQSIAETFLIDIHRQIDVLKEKLDKDDSRAVELQSHCINGAAAIMAAEKFREVASAIEKAGRIDNLRIAVALIPELERELAVLEKEMRQTLL, from the coding sequence ATGTCTTTCGAAGCACGTGACAGAGCCGTCTTCGATCCTGATGACTTCATTGAGCGCATGATGGGGGACCTGGCATTAGCGCAATCAATTGCGGAAACCTTTCTTATTGATATCCATCGTCAAATCGACGTACTGAAGGAAAAACTCGATAAGGATGATTCACGAGCAGTTGAACTTCAGTCTCACTGCATAAATGGCGCTGCCGCCATCATGGCTGCCGAAAAATTCCGGGAAGTCGCATCCGCAATTGAAAAGGCCGGAAGAATCGACAATCTTAGAATCGCAGTAGCTTTAATACCAGAACTTGAAAGAGAACTCGCAGTACTCGAGAAGGAAATGAGGCAAACTTTATTATGA
- a CDS encoding class II aldolase/adducin family protein encodes MTAMDLIRATKEDIGRIAVELARTGWAEANAGNISVLLPEGSDSSIWEGDVVSDILPFPIPELAGRTFLITCAGSRFRKLPHELDTEIVPVRVSADGMKVIRLASDKEPTTEFSSHLLVLAEATNRGWETASLVHTHSTHMLALSSSDLPAEMLEDAVNRSHPEVALLMSRGVRFLDYMTPGTWILGKETAKAFRESDCVIWRKHGILGLGKDIDSACDAVEVVEKAAKLLLLEKSAFGKFVGLKDRDIMLSKAPDEDISDTEFIGPDSSLPPAPPIIET; translated from the coding sequence GTGACAGCCATGGACCTTATCAGGGCAACAAAGGAGGATATTGGCCGGATAGCTGTTGAGCTTGCCAGAACGGGCTGGGCCGAAGCCAACGCAGGCAACATCTCCGTTCTTTTGCCGGAGGGGTCCGACAGTTCAATATGGGAGGGGGATGTCGTTTCAGACATCCTCCCTTTCCCTATACCAGAACTTGCGGGTCGGACTTTTCTTATTACATGCGCTGGAAGCAGGTTCAGAAAGTTACCGCACGAGCTGGACACGGAAATCGTCCCTGTAAGAGTTTCAGCAGACGGAATGAAAGTAATAAGGCTCGCGTCAGATAAAGAACCCACAACCGAGTTCAGCTCACACCTTCTGGTTCTGGCGGAAGCCACCAACCGTGGATGGGAAACCGCTTCTCTGGTTCATACGCACTCAACACACATGCTTGCGCTGTCCTCCAGCGATCTGCCTGCCGAAATGCTCGAAGATGCTGTGAACAGATCCCATCCGGAGGTCGCGCTTCTGATGAGCCGGGGAGTCCGCTTTCTTGATTACATGACTCCTGGGACCTGGATATTGGGAAAAGAAACCGCAAAAGCATTCCGCGAGAGCGACTGCGTCATCTGGAGAAAGCATGGAATACTGGGGTTGGGAAAAGATATCGATTCCGCGTGCGATGCAGTCGAGGTTGTAGAGAAAGCAGCTAAGCTTCTTCTGCTTGAAAAATCCGCTTTCGGCAAATTCGTCGGACTCAAAGACAGGGACATTATGCTTTCTAAAGCTCCAGATGAAGATATCTCGGATACTGAATTTATTGGTCCGGACTCTTCTCTTCCTCCAGCCCCTCCGATTATAGAAACCTGA
- the buk gene encoding butyrate kinase, which produces MSETSRILAINPGSTSTKISVFQNEKEVWSIKITHSNDDLSEFDHIFAQYEFRKGVILNELAKADYNISDFDAIVGRGGVLYPLEGGTYSVSDKLIEDLRNEVQGEHVSNLGAPIARELSITANCPAFIVDPVVVDELEPIARLSGHPDLPRRSILHALNQKAVARKAAGDLGRDYHELNLIVVHLGGGISVGAHKNGIIIDVNNALNGDGPFTPERSGGLPVGDLVELCFSGKRTHAEIKKMIKGAGGIVAYLGTNDMMAVEKEIENGNSEYEIVYEAMAYQISKEIGALATVFEGNVDAIVITGGIAYDKNFISWITKRINFIADVMIYPGEKEMEALALGALRVLRDEEKARDYNPEGRVP; this is translated from the coding sequence ATGTCAGAAACCAGCAGGATTCTAGCCATCAACCCAGGTTCAACATCAACCAAGATATCTGTTTTCCAGAATGAAAAGGAAGTCTGGTCAATCAAGATAACCCATTCAAATGATGACCTTTCTGAATTCGATCATATCTTCGCTCAATACGAATTCAGAAAAGGCGTTATACTGAACGAACTTGCCAAGGCCGATTACAACATTTCAGACTTCGATGCCATAGTCGGTCGGGGCGGTGTTTTGTATCCACTTGAAGGAGGAACCTATTCCGTAAGCGACAAACTCATCGAAGATCTTCGCAACGAGGTACAGGGCGAACATGTCTCTAACCTCGGCGCTCCTATCGCGAGGGAGCTTTCAATTACAGCTAATTGTCCCGCATTCATCGTAGATCCTGTTGTTGTTGATGAATTGGAGCCTATTGCGAGGTTATCGGGTCATCCCGATCTCCCGAGAAGGTCTATCCTCCATGCGCTGAACCAGAAAGCAGTAGCAAGAAAAGCGGCTGGCGATCTTGGAAGAGATTATCACGAACTGAACCTGATTGTGGTTCATCTGGGCGGTGGTATTTCCGTAGGCGCCCATAAGAATGGAATAATAATAGACGTCAACAACGCCCTCAACGGAGACGGGCCCTTCACTCCGGAGCGGTCAGGAGGCCTCCCTGTAGGTGATCTGGTAGAACTCTGCTTCAGCGGGAAACGAACTCACGCCGAGATCAAGAAAATGATCAAGGGGGCCGGAGGAATCGTTGCCTACCTGGGAACTAACGATATGATGGCAGTCGAAAAGGAAATTGAGAATGGGAACAGCGAGTATGAAATTGTTTACGAAGCTATGGCATACCAGATTTCCAAGGAAATAGGAGCTCTCGCAACTGTCTTTGAAGGTAACGTCGACGCGATAGTGATAACCGGCGGCATAGCTTACGACAAGAACTTCATCAGCTGGATTACGAAGCGTATTAATTTCATAGCTGATGTAATGATATATCCAGGAGAGAAAGAAATGGAGGCTCTGGCTCTCGGTGCCCTCCGAGTTCTCCGGGATGAAGAGAAAGCAAGGGATTACAATCCCGAAGGAAGGGTTCCTTAA
- a CDS encoding bifunctional enoyl-CoA hydratase/phosphate acetyltransferase, with protein MEPIRTLEEMKKIARELPLKRVAVVRADEVETMSAIGSAVKDDMADAVLIGPEKGIREAAEEAGFDLNGVEIIHAEDDNTASIKGVEIVRSGRADVIMKGLVATSSFLHAILDREKGIRGPGVLSHVAAFDVPGYHKLLLITDAAMNIAPNFDQKVGMLKNAVIVAKALGVEHPKSTYVCAKEVPYEKMPCTMEAARMKELADTGEFGDIVFDAPLAMDLAVSVDACRIKKIDSPVGGDVDIIVLPDIEAANVLYKSLIFIAGGELGAVIMGANNPVVLTSRADSAESKLCSIVLSAVVASYGAEGGH; from the coding sequence ATGGAACCTATCAGAACTCTCGAGGAAATGAAAAAGATCGCCAGAGAACTACCCTTAAAGCGGGTAGCCGTAGTACGTGCCGATGAAGTTGAAACAATGAGCGCAATTGGCTCTGCGGTTAAGGATGACATGGCGGATGCTGTACTTATCGGCCCCGAAAAGGGAATCAGGGAAGCCGCTGAAGAGGCTGGTTTCGACCTCAACGGTGTTGAGATTATCCATGCGGAAGATGACAATACGGCATCCATCAAGGGTGTTGAAATCGTCCGTTCGGGTAGAGCAGATGTCATAATGAAGGGTCTTGTTGCCACAAGTTCTTTCCTGCATGCAATTCTGGACAGAGAAAAGGGAATCAGGGGACCTGGAGTCCTGAGCCATGTTGCCGCTTTTGATGTTCCCGGATACCACAAGCTTCTGCTTATTACAGACGCTGCTATGAACATCGCTCCGAATTTTGATCAGAAGGTCGGAATGCTCAAAAACGCGGTGATAGTAGCAAAGGCTCTTGGAGTTGAACATCCCAAATCAACGTACGTATGCGCCAAAGAAGTCCCCTACGAGAAAATGCCCTGCACCATGGAAGCCGCAAGGATGAAGGAACTGGCGGACACAGGGGAATTCGGCGATATCGTCTTCGATGCCCCCCTTGCCATGGATCTCGCCGTGTCGGTCGATGCCTGCAGAATTAAAAAGATCGACAGTCCTGTAGGAGGTGACGTGGATATTATCGTACTCCCGGATATCGAGGCCGCTAACGTGCTTTACAAATCATTGATCTTCATAGCGGGCGGAGAACTGGGAGCCGTTATAATGGGAGCCAACAACCCGGTAGTTCTTACATCAAGGGCCGATTCCGCTGAATCAAAACTGTGCTCCATTGTGCTTTCAGCTGTTGTAGCGAGCTACGGAGCTGAAGGCGGGCACTGA
- the lat gene encoding L-lysine 6-transaminase, protein MKHIPASEVRSTIASHMLADGFNMVLDLKKSKGSTIHDAIDGKEYLDLFSFFASAPLGMNHPALCTDEFRSHLADVAINKPSNSDFYTEELAAFVETFADTVVPDSHPYLFFVSGGALAVENAMKTAFDWKVRQNLKAGRGEIGKMVIHFKKAFHGRTGYTLSLTNTADPRKYMYFPLFDWPRVDVPPIVFPLEDNLDAVIEAEKKSLAQINEAISKHGHDIACMVIEPIQGEGGDNHFRPEYLQEIRELADKHEFLLIFDEVQSGMGLTGEWWAWQSIGVEPDIFCFGKKSQVCGIASNRRVDSVKDNVFHESSRINSTWGGNLVDMVRCNKYLDVMLDENILENVRSQGKTLMKGLRNLQEKYPEQISNVRGRGLMCAFDLPNSETRDRMIAEIFKNGAIILPCGANSIRFRPPLNITDEDILKGLDIISNSAENIL, encoded by the coding sequence ATGAAACATATACCCGCATCTGAAGTCAGATCCACAATTGCAAGCCATATGCTTGCCGACGGATTTAACATGGTTCTTGATCTCAAGAAAAGCAAAGGAAGCACGATACATGATGCAATCGATGGAAAGGAGTATCTCGATCTTTTCAGCTTCTTCGCGTCGGCTCCTCTTGGAATGAACCATCCCGCCCTCTGTACGGATGAATTCAGAAGCCATCTGGCGGATGTTGCCATAAACAAGCCTTCCAACTCGGATTTCTATACGGAAGAACTCGCAGCTTTTGTGGAGACTTTCGCGGATACTGTTGTTCCCGACAGTCATCCCTACCTTTTCTTCGTATCGGGCGGTGCCCTCGCGGTGGAAAACGCCATGAAGACAGCCTTCGACTGGAAAGTCAGGCAGAACCTGAAGGCCGGAAGAGGCGAGATCGGCAAAATGGTTATCCACTTCAAGAAGGCATTCCACGGAAGAACAGGATATACGCTTTCGCTAACAAACACGGCAGACCCCAGGAAATACATGTACTTCCCTCTGTTCGACTGGCCACGTGTTGATGTCCCTCCAATTGTCTTCCCTCTTGAGGATAATCTTGACGCGGTAATCGAAGCTGAAAAGAAATCCCTGGCCCAGATAAACGAAGCTATCAGCAAGCATGGCCATGATATCGCATGCATGGTTATCGAGCCTATCCAGGGAGAGGGCGGCGATAATCACTTCAGGCCTGAATACCTTCAGGAAATACGCGAATTGGCTGATAAGCATGAATTCCTGCTTATTTTCGATGAAGTTCAGAGCGGTATGGGTCTTACAGGCGAATGGTGGGCATGGCAATCCATAGGAGTGGAGCCTGATATTTTCTGCTTCGGTAAAAAATCACAGGTTTGCGGTATCGCTTCGAACAGGCGAGTTGACAGTGTTAAAGACAACGTATTCCATGAATCCAGCAGGATCAATTCAACCTGGGGCGGCAATCTTGTGGATATGGTGAGATGCAATAAATACCTTGATGTAATGTTAGACGAGAACATCCTGGAAAATGTCCGATCTCAGGGAAAAACCCTCATGAAAGGTCTCAGGAATCTGCAGGAGAAATACCCCGAACAGATATCCAACGTACGGGGCAGAGGGCTCATGTGCGCATTTGACCTTCCCAACAGTGAAACCAGAGACAGGATGATCGCTGAAATATTCAAGAACGGCGCCATCATTCTTCCCTGCGGCGCGAACAGCATCAGATTCAGACCACCACTGAACATCACCGACGAAGATATCCTAAAGGGTCTGGACATCATCTCGAATTCTGCCGAGAACATTCTCTGA
- the rpiB gene encoding ribose 5-phosphate isomerase B: MKLAIACDHAGFQLKSDLVPWLSGEMGLTVEDIGTSSPDSVDYPDFACNLCRYLLKGNAEKGILICNTGLGMSMSANRFRGIRASLCLFPRMAYYARHHNNANVLVMGGGITAPFQAREIVTVFLQEEFDGGRHKRRTDKIESVSKTDFS; this comes from the coding sequence ATGAAGCTGGCTATTGCGTGCGATCACGCCGGGTTCCAGCTGAAAAGCGACCTTGTTCCGTGGCTTTCCGGTGAGATGGGGCTGACAGTAGAGGATATTGGAACTTCATCACCCGATTCGGTTGATTACCCCGACTTCGCATGTAATTTGTGCAGGTATCTTCTAAAAGGAAATGCCGAAAAGGGGATTCTCATATGTAATACGGGATTAGGTATGAGCATGAGCGCGAACAGATTCCGGGGCATCAGAGCTTCCCTCTGCCTGTTTCCCAGGATGGCGTACTACGCCAGACATCATAACAACGCGAACGTACTGGTAATGGGAGGCGGAATCACCGCCCCGTTCCAGGCCAGGGAAATCGTTACAGTATTTCTTCAAGAGGAATTCGATGGAGGACGGCACAAAAGAAGAACAGACAAGATCGAGTCAGTATCAAAGACTGATTTCAGCTGA
- a CDS encoding methylmalonyl-CoA mutase family protein, whose product MSESRFIKEKKAWKERILDPALEKHPERKDVFGTGSGDPVERICFPEKPGNEYLEKLGFPGEYPYTRGVQPTMYRGRFWTMRQYAGFGSAEESNKRYRYLLEQGQTGLSVAFDLPTQIGYDSDHPLCAGEVGKVGVAIDSLSDMEILFRDIPMDTVSTSMTINAPAAVLLAMYIAVAEKQSIPAEKLRGTIQNDILKEYMARGTYIFPPGHSMRLITDIFSFCSRSVPKWNTISVSGYHIREAGSTASQEVAFTIADGIAYVEAAIKAGLKVDDFAPRISFFFNAHNDLLEEIAKFRAARRLWARIMKDRFGALKAKSMMLRFHTQTGGSTLTAQQPDNNIVRVAIQTLAAVLGGTQSLHTNSRDEALALPSEHAVRIALRTQQIVANESGVANTVDPLAGSYFVEEATDRIETEAIDHINRIDSLGGMVQAIEEGYPQRQIQESAYSYQREIENSDRIVVGVNMYEIEEKPPEGLLKVDPSVEKAQFAKLLDIRENRDNGAVQDNLKSLGNAANTTENLMPFILQAVHSYATLGEICGVLREEFGEYIPNTVL is encoded by the coding sequence ATGAGTGAAAGCAGATTTATTAAAGAGAAGAAAGCCTGGAAGGAAAGAATTCTCGATCCTGCGCTTGAGAAACACCCCGAAAGGAAGGATGTTTTCGGTACTGGCTCCGGAGATCCAGTAGAAAGGATCTGTTTCCCTGAGAAACCCGGAAACGAATATCTTGAGAAACTGGGTTTTCCCGGCGAATATCCCTATACAAGAGGTGTTCAGCCAACCATGTATCGTGGTCGTTTTTGGACCATGCGCCAGTACGCCGGTTTCGGAAGCGCCGAGGAATCCAACAAACGGTACCGTTACCTGCTCGAACAGGGCCAGACAGGCCTGTCAGTGGCTTTCGACCTCCCTACACAGATAGGATACGATTCCGATCACCCCCTATGCGCGGGGGAAGTTGGGAAGGTGGGTGTAGCGATAGACAGTCTGTCAGATATGGAGATACTTTTCAGGGATATTCCAATGGACACAGTCTCCACATCCATGACTATCAATGCGCCTGCAGCCGTTCTTCTGGCAATGTACATCGCAGTGGCAGAAAAACAATCCATTCCCGCCGAAAAACTCAGGGGCACAATTCAGAATGATATACTCAAGGAGTACATGGCCAGGGGAACTTACATATTTCCACCGGGTCATTCAATGAGACTGATAACGGATATATTCAGTTTCTGCAGCAGAAGCGTTCCCAAGTGGAACACAATCAGCGTCTCCGGCTACCATATAAGGGAGGCGGGAAGTACCGCATCCCAGGAGGTTGCGTTTACTATTGCTGATGGTATCGCCTATGTTGAAGCGGCAATAAAAGCCGGTCTCAAGGTTGATGATTTCGCTCCCAGAATCAGTTTTTTCTTCAATGCCCATAACGATCTTCTTGAGGAAATTGCGAAGTTCAGGGCTGCCCGAAGACTATGGGCAAGAATAATGAAAGATAGATTCGGCGCACTAAAGGCAAAAAGCATGATGCTGCGATTTCATACTCAAACGGGTGGTTCTACTCTTACCGCCCAGCAGCCCGATAACAATATTGTAAGAGTCGCAATTCAGACTCTTGCCGCCGTGCTTGGGGGTACACAGAGCCTTCATACCAACAGCCGGGATGAAGCGCTTGCGCTTCCATCGGAACATGCCGTACGGATTGCTCTCAGAACTCAGCAGATAGTCGCTAACGAATCAGGAGTTGCGAACACCGTAGATCCTCTCGCAGGTAGTTACTTCGTTGAGGAAGCTACAGACAGAATAGAAACGGAAGCCATAGATCACATAAACAGAATCGATTCCCTCGGTGGAATGGTTCAGGCAATAGAAGAGGGATATCCCCAGCGTCAGATTCAGGAATCGGCATACAGTTACCAGAGGGAAATAGAAAACTCCGATCGCATCGTTGTCGGGGTAAACATGTACGAAATCGAAGAGAAACCACCGGAGGGACTTCTCAAGGTTGATCCTTCGGTTGAGAAAGCTCAATTCGCTAAGCTTTTGGATATCAGAGAAAACCGTGATAACGGTGCAGTACAAGATAACCTTAAGTCCCTCGGTAATGCTGCGAATACAACCGAAAACCTTATGCCGTTCATACTGCAGGCCGTACACTCCTATGCAACACTCGGAGAAATATGTGGTGTTCTTCGTGAAGAATTCGGCGAGTACATACCAAATACGGTTCTCTGA
- the wecB gene encoding UDP-N-acetylglucosamine 2-epimerase (non-hydrolyzing), translated as MIDIVCGARPNFMKIDPIIRNIDPTIEVRIIHTGQHYDHMMSQSFFDELELPRPDINLEVGSASITEQTATIMKRYENVIIERMPDALVVVGDVNSTLACSLVAVRHGIPVVHVEAGLRSFDRSMPEEINRILTDQIAGLLLITSAEARGNLLDEGRSSAIIKLVGNPMIDTLLRLLPAAMSVGEPFPEEPFALVTLHRPSNVDNPERLLAILKALGALQGLRVLFPVHPRTLSHIEEWNIEIPDRISIEKPMSYLEFLRAQATASVVITDSGGVQEETSVLGVPCVTVRTSTERPVTLELGTNVLCPDVSELVEAVAEQIANRPEEPPEIPFWDGKAGSRIAASIEEFTGGKR; from the coding sequence ATGATTGATATAGTCTGCGGGGCAAGACCGAACTTCATGAAGATTGATCCGATAATAAGGAACATCGATCCCACTATTGAAGTGAGGATCATTCATACCGGGCAGCACTACGACCATATGATGTCACAGAGTTTTTTCGACGAACTGGAACTGCCAAGGCCTGATATAAACCTTGAGGTGGGTTCAGCCAGCATTACGGAGCAGACCGCAACCATAATGAAGCGTTACGAGAACGTTATTATCGAGCGGATGCCCGATGCGTTAGTAGTGGTGGGAGATGTGAATTCAACCCTTGCGTGTTCACTAGTTGCTGTAAGGCACGGTATTCCTGTTGTACACGTTGAGGCGGGGCTCAGAAGTTTTGACCGCAGTATGCCTGAAGAGATAAACAGAATTCTCACCGATCAGATTGCCGGTCTGCTCCTGATAACAAGTGCCGAAGCACGGGGTAATCTGCTCGATGAGGGCAGGAGCAGCGCAATAATCAAGCTTGTCGGGAATCCCATGATAGATACGCTGTTGAGGCTCCTACCCGCGGCGATGTCAGTCGGCGAGCCGTTTCCCGAAGAACCCTTTGCGCTGGTTACGCTTCACAGGCCATCGAATGTTGACAATCCCGAAAGGTTGTTAGCGATACTGAAAGCACTTGGTGCCCTTCAGGGGTTGAGGGTGCTTTTTCCAGTTCACCCCAGAACCCTGAGCCACATTGAGGAATGGAACATTGAAATCCCGGATAGAATTTCAATTGAGAAGCCCATGTCATACCTTGAATTCTTAAGAGCACAGGCCACGGCATCCGTTGTGATAACGGATTCCGGTGGTGTTCAGGAGGAGACGAGTGTACTCGGAGTGCCCTGTGTTACAGTAAGAACAAGTACCGAAAGACCGGTTACACTGGAACTTGGAACCAATGTTCTATGTCCGGATGTATCCGAATTAGTTGAAGCAGTGGCAGAGCAGATTGCGAACCGTCCTGAAGAGCCGCCGGAGATCCCGTTCTGGGATGGGAAAGCCGGTTCCAGGATAGCTGCCTCCATAGAGGAGTTTACTGGAGGGAAAAGATGA